AGCGATATCTTGAATTTCAATATCAGTCAATCTCCGAGTTGAAGCTTAAGCCCGGTCTCCGCTATCAAACCATAACGGATCAAACCGAAGACGAAGACGACATTCGCGAGACATACATGCAGCAGCTCGAAGAGAATTCAGAAAAAGAGATGGACCGTGAGCAAACTCTGATCGGCCCGCACCGCGATGAAGTTGTTTTTTACCTTGATGATATGGAACTTCGAAACTATGGATCACAGGGTCAGCACCGCCTTTTTTCCATGGCCCTGAAGATGGCTCAGTTGTTCTATTATTCCGATCAGCTGGATGACCTGCCAATTATGCTGTTGGATGATATTTTTGGCAATCTTGATCAACAAAAAGTATCCGTTATCATGAAAACACTGACTAAACACTCCGGGCAAACGTTTATAACTTCTGCAGCTGAGAAACCTTTTCTGGAATCTCAGTTTAAAGACCATGTAACAAACCGGTGGTTTAGAGTTGAAGACGGGCAAATTGCAACCAAAGCGGAGACTTAATATGGCATTTGGAAATAAACCTCAGTCGATGGACAACCTGCTGAAAGAGTTTATGAAGCGGATTCCACACCGCACCAAACTCCAGCGGGGAATGGTTCTGCACGTCTGGCCGGAAATTGTGGGCGAGCGGATCAACTCCGTTTGTAAAAATCTGCACTTTGAAGGCAGTCGTCTTGTAGTGGAAGTAGAAACCGCTGCCTGGCGCCACGAAATACATATGAACC
The window above is part of the Rhodohalobacter sp. SW132 genome. Proteins encoded here:
- a CDS encoding DUF721 domain-containing protein, whose amino-acid sequence is MAFGNKPQSMDNLLKEFMKRIPHRTKLQRGMVLHVWPEIVGERINSVCKNLHFEGSRLVVEVETAAWRHEIHMNRFSIAKKLNDKVGSKIVKEIVVRSA